A single genomic interval of Bos indicus isolate NIAB-ARS_2022 breed Sahiwal x Tharparkar chromosome 5, NIAB-ARS_B.indTharparkar_mat_pri_1.0, whole genome shotgun sequence harbors:
- the KCNJ4 gene encoding inward rectifier potassium channel 4 encodes MHGHSRNGQAHVPRRKRRNRFVKKNGQCNVYFANLSNKSQRYMADIFTTCVDTRWRYMLMIFSAAFLVSWLFFGLLFWCIAFFHGDLEAGPAGAAAGAPAGGSGAAPVAPKPCIMHVNGFLGAFLFSVETQTTIGYGFRCVTEECPLAVIAVVVQSIVGCVIDSFMIGTIMAKMARPKKRAQTLLFSHHAVISVRDGKLCLMWRVGNLRKSHIVEAHVRAQLIKPYMTQEGEYLPLDQRDLNVGYDIGLDRIFLVSPIIIVHEIDEDSPLYGMGKEELESEDFEIVVILEGMVEATAMTTQARSSYLASEILWGHRFEPVVFEEKSHYKVDYSRFHKTYEVAGTPCCSARELQESKITVLPAPPPPPSAFCYENELALMSQEEEEMEEEAAAAAAVAAGLGLEAGSKEEAGIIRMLEFGSHLDLERMQATLPLDNISYRRESAI; translated from the coding sequence ATGCACGGGCACAGCCGCAACGGGCAGGCCCACGTGCCCCGGCGGAAACGCCGGAACCGCTTCGTCAAAAAGAACGGCCAATGCAACGTCTACTTCGCCAACCTGAGCAACAAGTCGCAGCGCTACATGGCGGACATCTTCACCACGTGCGTGGACACGCGCTGGCGCTACATGCTCATGATCTTCTCCGCGGCCTTCCTCGTCTCCTGGCTCTTTTTCGGCCTCCTCTTCTGGTGCATCGCCTTCTTCCACGGTGACCTGGAGGCCGGCCCGGCAGGGGCCGCGGCGGGGGCCCCAGCGGGAGGCAGTGGAGCCGCACCCGTGGCCCCTAAGCCCTGCATCATGCATGTGAATGGCTTCCTGGGCGCCTTTCTCTTCTCGGTGGAGACGCAGACGACCATTGGCTACGGGTTCCGGTGTGTGACAGAGGAGTGCCCGCTGGCGGTCATCGCCGTGGTGGTCCAGTCCATCGTGGGCTGTGTCATCGACTCCTTCATGATTGGCACCATCATGGCCAAGATGGCCCGGCCCAAGAAGCGGGCGCAGACGTTGCTGTTCAGCCACCACGCCGTCATCTCGGTGCGCGATGGCAAGCTCTGCCTCATGTGGCGCGTGGGCAACCTACGAAAGAGCCACATCGTGGAGGCCCACGTGAGGGCCCAGCTCATCAAGCCCTACATGACCCAGGAGGGCGAGTACCTGCCGCTGGATCAGCGGGACCTCAACGTGGGCTACGACATCGGCCTGGACCGTATCTTCCTGGTCTCGCCCATCATCATTGTCCACGAGATCGACGAGGACAGCCCGCTGTATGGCATGGGCAAGGAGGAGCTGGAGTCAGAGGACTTCGAGATTGTGGTCATCCTGGAGGGTATGGTGGAGGCCACGGCCATGACCACCCAGGCCCGCAGCTCCTACCTGGCCAGCGAGATCCTGTGGGGCCACCGCTTCGAGCCAGTGGTCTTCGAGGAGAAGAGCCACTACAAAGTGGACTACTCGCGCTTCCACAAGACCTACGAGGTGGCTGGCACGCCCTGCTGCTCAGCCCGGGAGCTGCAGGAGAGCAAGATCACCGTGCtgcccgccccgccgcccccgcccagTGCCTTCTGCTACGAGAACGAGCTGGCCCTCATGagccaggaggaagaggagatggaggaggaggctgCGGCCGCTGCCGCCGTGGCTGCGGGCCTGGGCCTGGAGGCGGGCTCCAAGGAGGAGGCGGGCATCATCCGGATGCTGGAGTTTGGCAGCCACCTGGATCTGGAGCGCATGCAAGCCACCCTCCCGCTGGACAACATCTCCTACCGCAGGGAGTCCGCCATCTGA